In a genomic window of Amphiprion ocellaris isolate individual 3 ecotype Okinawa chromosome 13, ASM2253959v1, whole genome shotgun sequence:
- the LOC111569545 gene encoding C-X-C motif chemokine 3-like produces MSGIMKVFLLIAVMFCISEAQFNEKGQQCLCQRVKNAIISRAAIKDVQIYQATVFCTKVEIVVTQNNGFRYCLNPQLRALKKLMDNIIKKQKSSTVSPSDLTYTAGSTSTARN; encoded by the exons ATGTCTGGCATCATGAAGGTGTTTCTGCTCATCGCTGTCATGTTCTGCATCTCTGAAGCCCAAT TCAATGAGAAAGGACAGCAGTGTCTCTGTCAGCGTGTCAAGAATGCCATCATTTCGAGGGCTGCGATTAAGGATGTCCAGATCTACCAAGCGACCGTCTTCTGTACCAAAGTCGAGATTGT TGTCACCCAGAACAACGGCTTTCGCTATTGCCTGAACCCCCAGTTGAGGGCACTGAAGAAACTCATGGACAACATCAT CAAGAAGCAGAAATCCTCTACAGTCTCACCATCTGATCTGACTTACACTGCAGGCAGCACCAGCACAGCTCGCAACTAA
- the LOC111569512 gene encoding putative monooxygenase p33MONOX — protein MASRQGDIPALESGTSSGLFGAFSSPIAMTRRNISYDEHMDAPMHSPPPDLTVNILWKDPVIPQHKFRNTSEESESGGKPHTFEVPSPAKSPVPVVKAKATSLMSSLMIKQTQENIQKFEHQAGLTDAGYSPHKGLSAEDTRFHRRGDGTLPKLRMPSGDFKEDRLTRSAQSTPSGTPAVTPSVTPCVTPSVTPCVSPHSSPALSRRNWFQLSPAPFLAAPELNCPSPSTDMGGNEGGGGERWSFFGTRSVVQKSPTDPGSETSTGFSLQSYFGLQKSSTMDGTSTQVNLKVEDPSSFMPPKIDISGIEAKRVPPRPHKLKPRDMNVLTPSGF, from the exons ATGGCCTCAAGACAGGGAGACATTCCAG CCCTTGAGTCTGGCACTTCATCCGGACTCTTCGGTGCTTTTTCGTCTCCCATTGCAATGACCCGACGCAACATCAGCTACGATGAGCACATGGACGCCCCCATGCATTCACCACCTCCAGACTTGACTGTCAACATCTTATGGAAAGACCCAGTCATCCCACAGCATAAGTTCAGGAACACTTCAGAG GAAAGTGAGAGTGGTGGGAAGCCACATACTTTTGAGGTACCGTCGCCAGCCAAGTCCCCAGTGCCTGTGGTGAAAGCCAAAGCCACCTCTTTAATGAGCTCGCTAATGATCA AGCAAACCCAAGAGAACATCCAGAAGTTTGAGCACCAGGCAGGGCTGACAGATGCTGGATATTCTCCTCACAAAGGCCTCTCTGCAGAGGATACTCGCTTCCACCGACGGGGTGATGGCACGCTGCCA aAGTTGAGAATGCCAAGTGGGGACTTCAAGGAGGACAGGCTTACAAGATCTGCACAATCCACCCCAAGTGGCACCCCTGCTGTCACCCCCTCTGTCACCCCCTGTGTTACCCCCAGCGTCACCCCCTGTGTTAGTCCCCACTCATCACCGGCTCTCAGTCGCAG GAACTGGTTCCAGCTGAGTCCTGCACCTTTCCTTGCTGCCCCAGAGCTCAACTGTCCCAGTCCCAGCACAGACATGGGAGGAaatgagggaggaggaggagagaggtggAGCTTCTTTGGAACTCGATCTGTGGTACAGAAGTCCCCCACAGATCCTGGCTCTGAAACCAGCACAG GCTTCTCTCTGCAGTCCTACTTTGGCCTGCAGAAGTCCTCTACCATGGATGGCACTAGCACCCAGGTGAACCTCAAGGTGGAGGACCCTTCCAGCTTCATGCCCCCCAAGATTGATATCTCAGGCATAGAAGCCAAGCGGGTACCTCCGCGGCCACACAAACTTAAACCTCGGGACATGAATGTTTTAACACCTTCGGGCTTCTGA